In Amaranthus tricolor cultivar Red isolate AtriRed21 chromosome 3, ASM2621246v1, whole genome shotgun sequence, a single window of DNA contains:
- the LOC130808000 gene encoding uncharacterized protein LOC130808000 isoform X2, producing the protein METFSSLSSIPPIIGSSTNSLSNNNETCLMRSTVKPSLNLNYPIIINPNKFKSVKFRKLKMRVEAVDEVSTVILEPAQVQVTWQIIVGTLAGVIPFVVAGIEFSKRIIAQRKCKVCGGSGLVLRDKKYYFRCPRCGGFLPWQSWRRFFSG; encoded by the exons ATGGAAACTTTCTCTTCCCTCTCTTCTATTCCTCCTATCATTGGAAGTTCCACTAATTCCTTAAGCAATAATAATGAAACATGCCTTATGAGATCAACAGTAAAACCATCCCTTAATCTTAATTATCCCATCATAATCAACCCAAACAAGTTCAAATCTGTAAAGTTTAGAAAGTTAAAGATGAGGGTGGAAGCGGTTGATGAAGTATCAACAGTAATCTTAGAACCAGCTCAAGTCCAAGTTACCTGGCAAATCATTGTTGGTACTCTAG CTGGTGTAATACCTTTCGTCGTTGCAGGAATTGAGTTTAGCAAAAGAATC ATTGCGCAAAGAAAGTGCAAGGTTTGTGGAGGTTCAGGATTAGTTTTAAGAgacaaaaaatattactttaggTGTCCTCGTTGTG GTGGTTTTCTACCATGGCAATCGTGGCGAAGATTTTTTTCAGGATAA
- the LOC130808000 gene encoding uncharacterized protein LOC130808000 isoform X1, giving the protein METFSSLSSIPPIIGSSTNSLSNNNETCLMRSTVKPSLNLNYPIIINPNKFKSVKFRKLKMRVEAVDEVSTVILEPAQVQVTWQIIVGTLAGVIPFVVAGIEFSKRIVVFYHGNRGEDFFQDNLYIICYDSHFNYVMDLLYIWIIIKNKIVNIIN; this is encoded by the exons ATGGAAACTTTCTCTTCCCTCTCTTCTATTCCTCCTATCATTGGAAGTTCCACTAATTCCTTAAGCAATAATAATGAAACATGCCTTATGAGATCAACAGTAAAACCATCCCTTAATCTTAATTATCCCATCATAATCAACCCAAACAAGTTCAAATCTGTAAAGTTTAGAAAGTTAAAGATGAGGGTGGAAGCGGTTGATGAAGTATCAACAGTAATCTTAGAACCAGCTCAAGTCCAAGTTACCTGGCAAATCATTGTTGGTACTCTAG CTGGTGTAATACCTTTCGTCGTTGCAGGAATTGAGTTTAGCAAAAGAATC GTGGTTTTCTACCATGGCAATCGTGGCGAAGATTTTTTTCAGGATAATTTATATATCATATGTTACGATTCACATTTTAATTACGTAATGGATCTATTATATAtttggattattattaaaaataaaatagttaacataattaattaa